A genomic segment from Nicotiana sylvestris chromosome 1, ASM39365v2, whole genome shotgun sequence encodes:
- the LOC138889761 gene encoding uncharacterized protein, which translates to MDTLLKMQPKQSFIIVQWQKPELGTLKLNTNGSFNTRDMSAGVGGALTRDNVDMIIAFSFPYSCINHNLAEAYAALFGMTWCIQNGHTSFTLEMDSCLVVEMLQGEKETNYMMANVTEKIARMRSKANIHVNHYCREANQLAEYLAKLANKAHNGVFFFSSQQLPKAVKGPFLWDKIKFRV; encoded by the coding sequence ATGGACACTTTACTGAAGATGCAACCTAAACAAAGCTTCATCATAGTCCAATGGCAAAAACCAGAATTGGGCACTCTCAAATTAAACACTAATGGAAGCTTCAACACAAGGGATATGAGTGCTGGAGTGGGGGGAGCTCTTACAAGGGACAATGTCGATATGATAATAGCTTTCTCATTTCCATATAGCTGTATCAACCATAACCTTGCCGAGGCCTATGCTGCTCTCTTTGGAATGACTTGGTGTATTCAAAATGGGCACACATCTTTCACTTTGGAGATGGACTCCTGTTTAGTCGTTGAAATGTTACAAGGGGAAAAAGAAACGAACTACATGATGGCTAACGTCACTGAAAAGATAGCTCGAATGAGGAGCAAAGCAAACATTCACGTCAACCACTATTGCAGAGAAGCAAACCAACTAGCGGAGTACTTAGCAAAACTAGCTAACAAGGCTCACAATGGTGTTTTTTTCTTCTCTAGCCAACAACTACCTAAGGCAGTGAAGGGCCCATTTCTTTGGGACAAAATCAAGTTCCGAGTATAA